A region from the Janthinobacterium agaricidamnosum genome encodes:
- a CDS encoding Crp/Fnr family transcriptional regulator: MISITGAQQNELLRALSRADLERLFCQLELVALPAGKHLFDCGGKIEYTYFPTNAIVSLLYVMEDGATTEIAVIGREGVAGVVLYEAERATCTAIVQTAGYGYRLKTAFLREVFNEGGALAQLLMRYTSAMFAQMAQNVVGGRHCSIEQKLCRWLLDRLDRSLSNELKVTQDTMANMLGVRRESVTVTARKLQDEGLIQYRRGTVEVLDREGLEAAAGNCYKAARAGFEQFRSGISAHN, from the coding sequence ATGATCAGCATCACGGGCGCCCAACAGAACGAATTGCTGCGCGCCTTGTCGCGCGCCGATCTGGAGCGCCTGTTTTGCCAGCTGGAATTGGTCGCTTTGCCTGCCGGCAAGCACCTGTTCGATTGCGGCGGCAAGATTGAATACACGTACTTCCCCACCAACGCCATCGTTTCCCTGCTGTATGTGATGGAAGACGGCGCCACCACCGAGATCGCCGTCATCGGCCGCGAAGGCGTGGCTGGCGTGGTGTTGTACGAAGCCGAGCGCGCCACCTGCACCGCCATCGTGCAGACGGCAGGCTACGGCTACCGCCTGAAAACCGCCTTCCTGCGCGAAGTGTTCAATGAAGGCGGCGCGCTGGCGCAATTGCTGATGCGCTACACCAGCGCCATGTTTGCGCAAATGGCGCAGAACGTGGTGGGCGGCCGTCATTGCAGCATCGAACAAAAACTGTGCCGCTGGCTGCTGGACCGCCTCGACCGTTCCCTGTCGAACGAACTGAAGGTCACGCAAGACACCATGGCCAACATGCTGGGCGTGCGCCGCGAAAGCGTCACCGTCACGGCGCGCAAGCTGCAGGACGAAGGCCTGATCCAGTACCGTCGCGGCACGGTCGAAGTGCTCGACCGCGAAGGCCTGGAAGCGGCCGCCGGCAATTGCTATAAAGCCGCACGCGCCGGTTTCGAACAATTCCGCAGCGGCATCAGCGCACACAATTAA
- a CDS encoding GFA family protein produces the protein MENAVQTGGCLCGAVRFEVTGEGSNPHSCSCRNCQQHTGAPTVAWVEFARDQVRWTGTAGAPATYRSSDYSSRAFCAVCGSSIGAIDDAPTVALLVGSFDDATQAAFAPEYHSFDDARPGWWPVATVAAG, from the coding sequence ATGGAAAATGCGGTGCAAACAGGCGGCTGCTTATGTGGCGCGGTGCGCTTTGAAGTGACAGGCGAGGGCAGCAATCCGCACAGCTGTTCCTGCCGCAATTGCCAGCAGCACACGGGGGCGCCGACGGTGGCGTGGGTGGAGTTTGCGCGCGATCAAGTGCGCTGGACGGGCACGGCCGGCGCGCCGGCCACCTACCGCTCTTCCGATTATTCCAGCCGGGCGTTTTGCGCCGTTTGCGGCAGTTCCATCGGCGCCATCGACGATGCGCCCACGGTGGCCTTGCTGGTGGGCAGTTTTGATGATGCGACCCAGGCCGCCTTCGCACCCGAGTACCACTCGTTTGACGATGCCAGGCCGGGTTGGTGGCCGGTCGCCACCGTTGCTGCCGGTTAG
- a CDS encoding DUF4265 domain-containing protein, with the protein MEDINCEGLPHIRVLAGENTSGPVYETLPARQIDEHVYELLASPGLTLNLARGDIVSIADPLAPAEVLKRGGNFCIQIYADDVPQAAVDQLERDVQSQLGGTMDGQYKGNLTFSVPGHHGIYNVNGPFDAFREATGVEWYFANIYVNLDDDDDETLLNWWVDM; encoded by the coding sequence ATGGAAGACATCAATTGCGAAGGCTTGCCGCACATCCGCGTATTGGCAGGCGAAAACACCAGCGGTCCCGTGTATGAAACCCTGCCCGCGCGCCAGATCGACGAACACGTCTACGAACTGCTGGCCTCGCCCGGCCTGACCCTGAACCTGGCGCGCGGCGACATTGTCAGCATCGCCGACCCGCTCGCCCCCGCCGAAGTATTAAAGCGCGGCGGCAACTTCTGCATCCAGATCTACGCCGACGACGTGCCGCAAGCAGCAGTGGACCAGCTGGAACGCGACGTGCAAAGCCAGCTGGGCGGCACCATGGACGGCCAGTACAAGGGCAACCTCACCTTCAGCGTGCCGGGACACCACGGCATCTACAATGTCAACGGTCCCTTCGACGCCTTCCGAGAAGCAACGGGCGTGGAATGGTACTTCGCCAATATCTACGTCAACCTCGATGACGACGATGATGAAACCTTGCTCAACTGGTGGGTGGATATGTAA
- a CDS encoding BPSL0067 family protein — protein MFCIALAHIKLLARALHTLSLSSATESNAMPYIARADYAKQKEFVGNGECVTLVRHLTGARASSLWREGNKVPDLLEQGGIAKGTVIATFVNGRYQDLRQGNHAALFIRQVPGGIAIFDQWRNHKPSARVIYFGRSAAGASNRPERYSIVE, from the coding sequence ATGTTCTGTATTGCTCTGGCACACATCAAGCTGCTTGCCCGCGCCTTGCATACGCTCTCCCTGTCGTCAGCCACAGAGAGCAACGCTATGCCCTACATTGCGCGTGCCGATTATGCGAAGCAAAAAGAGTTCGTGGGAAATGGCGAGTGCGTTACCCTGGTCAGGCACCTCACCGGCGCCCGTGCCTCATCGCTTTGGCGCGAAGGAAATAAAGTGCCGGATCTGCTGGAACAAGGCGGTATCGCGAAAGGTACAGTGATTGCCACCTTCGTCAACGGCCGCTATCAGGATCTGCGGCAGGGCAATCATGCGGCGCTGTTCATCCGCCAGGTGCCTGGCGGCATAGCAATTTTCGACCAGTGGCGTAACCACAAGCCCAGCGCCCGCGTGATCTACTTCGGCCGTTCGGCGGCCGGGGCATCGAATCGTCCCGAACGCTATTCGATAGTGGAATGA
- a CDS encoding STY0301 family protein has translation MKPLTLATLVIAAAAMRPVAAAPIASVSCPQAPPSSWNLPASKLDGVRVLSYPADQPPAAGEALPILAPDKEWTRNGTLHQRWDINFDAPEYLFQVDCLYAGTERYLRMALPGVKQCVAAIAQQTKIVSFQCK, from the coding sequence ATGAAGCCGCTCACACTGGCGACATTGGTCATCGCTGCCGCGGCGATGCGGCCAGTTGCCGCGGCCCCCATTGCGTCCGTTTCTTGCCCGCAAGCGCCTCCCTCAAGCTGGAACCTGCCGGCCAGCAAACTCGATGGCGTACGCGTGCTGTCCTATCCGGCGGATCAGCCGCCAGCAGCTGGCGAAGCGTTGCCTATCCTGGCCCCGGACAAGGAATGGACACGCAACGGCACCTTGCATCAACGCTGGGACATCAATTTTGATGCGCCCGAGTATCTGTTTCAGGTGGACTGCCTGTATGCGGGCACCGAACGCTACCTGCGCATGGCTTTGCCGGGCGTCAAACAGTGCGTTGCAGCCATTGCACAGCAAACGAAAATAGTCAGTTTTCAGTGCAAATAG
- a CDS encoding pyridoxine 5'-phosphate synthase: MTQLSVNVNKIALLRNSRGRNFPDLLAFSARFLDLGAAGITLHPRPDQRHARYDDVAALQHLCAERGRELNVEGYPAADFLEVVKSARPAQCTLVPDMPGQLTSDHGWEIERHATLLRPVIGELNDLGIRVSLFVDADYPALEWAREVGAARVELYTERFAESHGGAQAEAVFDTYRQAARRAQALGLGVNAGHDLDLHNLARFLDIPGILEVSIGHALVVECIEQGMDKVLGRYLEICQS, translated from the coding sequence ATGACCCAGCTCTCCGTCAACGTCAATAAAATCGCCCTGCTGCGCAATTCGCGCGGCCGCAATTTCCCGGACCTGCTCGCGTTTTCCGCGCGCTTCCTCGACCTGGGCGCCGCCGGAATTACCTTGCACCCGCGCCCGGACCAGCGCCATGCGCGCTACGATGATGTTGCCGCTTTGCAGCACCTGTGCGCGGAGCGGGGACGCGAGCTGAATGTGGAGGGCTATCCGGCGGCGGATTTTCTGGAGGTGGTGAAAAGCGCGCGCCCGGCGCAATGCACCTTGGTGCCCGATATGCCGGGCCAGCTGACGTCCGATCACGGTTGGGAGATCGAACGGCATGCGACGCTGTTGCGTCCCGTCATTGGGGAATTGAATGACCTGGGCATCCGCGTCAGCCTGTTCGTCGATGCCGACTATCCGGCGCTGGAATGGGCGCGCGAGGTGGGCGCGGCGCGGGTCGAGCTGTACACGGAACGGTTTGCCGAGAGTCATGGCGGCGCGCAGGCCGAGGCCGTGTTTGACACGTATCGGCAGGCGGCGCGGCGGGCGCAGGCGCTGGGCCTGGGCGTGAATGCGGGGCACGACCTCGATTTGCACAACCTGGCGCGCTTCCTGGACATTCCCGGCATCCTGGAAGTGTCGATCGGCCACGCGCTGGTGGTCGAATGCATCGAGCAGGGCATGGACAAGGTGCTGGGACGCTACCTTGAGATATGTCAATCGTAG
- a CDS encoding YjjG family noncanonical pyrimidine nucleotidase, with protein MTYQLFLFDLDDTLLDFRASEKRSFLHTMHELGLRDGIDGLFTQYQAINVDLWKRFETGSVTKDFLKVERFRKTFALNGIAIDPELASRLYLESLPDTVVLIDGAKQVCETLSRIGEVGIITNGVDAIQNRRIAASGLGDYISFVATSEACGHAKPDVRFFDYAANMARAFSKETTIIIGDRLDADILGANRYGIASCWFNPDGMANTSAAIPTCEVASLHDIVPLLGMMQVNLKQA; from the coding sequence ATGACCTACCAGCTATTCCTGTTTGACCTGGACGATACCCTGCTCGACTTCCGGGCGTCCGAAAAACGCTCCTTCCTACACACCATGCATGAACTGGGCTTGCGCGACGGCATCGACGGGCTGTTTACCCAATACCAGGCGATCAACGTCGACCTGTGGAAACGTTTCGAGACGGGCAGCGTCACCAAGGATTTTCTGAAGGTGGAGCGCTTCCGCAAGACGTTTGCGCTGAACGGCATCGCCATCGACCCGGAACTGGCCAGCCGTTTGTATCTGGAATCGCTGCCGGACACGGTCGTGCTCATCGACGGCGCCAAACAGGTATGCGAAACGCTGTCGCGCATCGGCGAAGTGGGCATCATCACCAACGGCGTCGACGCCATCCAGAACCGCCGCATCGCCGCATCCGGCCTGGGCGACTACATTTCCTTCGTCGCCACCTCCGAAGCGTGCGGCCACGCCAAGCCGGACGTGCGCTTCTTCGACTACGCGGCCAACATGGCGCGCGCGTTCAGCAAGGAAACGACCATCATCATCGGCGACCGCCTGGACGCCGACATCCTGGGCGCCAACCGCTACGGCATAGCCAGCTGCTGGTTCAACCCGGACGGCATGGCCAACACCTCGGCCGCCATCCCCACCTGTGAAGTCGCCAGCCTGCACGACATCGTGCCGCTGCTGGGCATGATGCAGGTCAACTTGAAACAGGCTTGA
- a CDS encoding FKBP-type peptidyl-prolyl cis-trans isomerase: MTAEVKIDDIVVGDGKAAARGALVTAHYRGWLEDGTEFDSSHKRGEPFRCVLSNNKVIQGWILGLHGMQVGGTRKLWVPAALAYGERQVGLIPPHSNLVFEIELLEVLTRD; the protein is encoded by the coding sequence ATGACGGCTGAAGTGAAGATTGACGATATCGTGGTCGGTGACGGCAAAGCGGCGGCGCGTGGCGCGCTGGTCACAGCCCATTACCGGGGCTGGCTGGAAGATGGCACGGAGTTTGACTCGTCGCACAAGCGGGGCGAGCCTTTTCGCTGTGTGTTGAGCAATAACAAGGTCATCCAGGGCTGGATTCTGGGTTTGCACGGCATGCAAGTGGGCGGCACGCGCAAGCTGTGGGTGCCGGCGGCGCTGGCGTATGGCGAGCGGCAGGTGGGCTTGATACCGCCGCACTCCAATTTGGTGTTCGAGATCGAATTGCTGGAAGTGCTGACGCGCGATTGA
- a CDS encoding tyrosine-type recombinase/integrase: MGVLESSQLVFPLDGAMQKTWDEAVARWLIEKADKASLKSDQCIIRWLDRYLSGLPIAEITRPVVDSLAHRKIATGVANGTVNRMLALLRSILIRASVDWEWLPIVPKVRLLREPVRRIRYLTHTQAESLLSQLPPHLAEMMAFSLATGLRKGNVTGLCWSQVDLGRCLAWIHPDQSKSRKAIAVPLNSDALRVVTLQRGRHPIRVFSYKGEPVVQVTTAAWYKALKRCGIENFRWHDLRHTWASWHVQNGTPLNVLQELGGWESAAMVRRYAHFSASHLAEYASKLPNIVK, translated from the coding sequence ATGGGAGTTTTGGAGTCGTCACAATTAGTGTTTCCGCTGGACGGTGCTATGCAGAAAACTTGGGATGAGGCCGTTGCCCGGTGGTTAATTGAAAAGGCTGATAAAGCCTCTTTGAAGTCCGATCAATGTATTATTCGCTGGCTGGATAGGTATCTTAGCGGTCTACCGATAGCTGAGATTACCCGGCCAGTCGTTGATTCGTTAGCACACAGAAAAATTGCCACGGGTGTGGCAAACGGTACGGTTAATAGAATGCTTGCACTGCTACGTTCGATCTTGATTCGCGCCAGTGTAGATTGGGAGTGGTTGCCAATTGTGCCAAAAGTTCGGTTGTTGCGCGAGCCTGTACGACGTATTCGATATCTTACTCATACACAGGCGGAATCACTTCTTTCTCAGCTACCGCCTCACCTTGCTGAGATGATGGCTTTTTCTTTGGCAACCGGATTGAGAAAGGGGAATGTTACGGGTCTGTGCTGGAGTCAAGTTGATCTAGGTCGATGTTTAGCATGGATTCACCCTGATCAATCAAAGTCCCGGAAAGCTATTGCGGTACCGCTAAATTCTGATGCATTACGTGTTGTTACATTGCAGCGTGGGAGGCACCCAATAAGGGTTTTTAGTTATAAAGGTGAGCCAGTAGTACAGGTTACTACTGCAGCATGGTATAAAGCATTGAAACGTTGTGGAATAGAGAATTTTCGTTGGCATGATTTGAGGCATACTTGGGCCAGTTGGCATGTGCAAAATGGAACTCCATTGAATGTTTTGCAGGAGTTAGGCGGCTGGGAAAGTGCGGCAATGGTAAGAAGATATGCCCACTTTTCAGCCTCTCACTTGGCTGAATATGCTTCTAAATTGCCGAATATTGTTAAGTAG
- a CDS encoding rolling circle replication-associated protein: MTELDYENALASIDFSPVEPSAQHRPDWWDDEGIKNTWNDNYTARKRVFPDGQCEVTVTKERHFVGPARLLKTKAKRGESENREANDDDAGRRAKKNVKHCCKQIGADRMVTLTYRENMVDRETALKHWKAFCRKLGKHKQFHYVAVIEEQERGALHFHVAVAGRQMYALLRSIWQSVLGRGPNGEQMGQVNVRDPHRFGFGVTGAHKIASYIAKYCGKEMQCRALDQKRYFRSKGIVVPEVHSWRLLGCTSMLGAAQAAFRAIEGHCMDGLQTWCNNGLGVVYLATAPGLPDVVHECPF; this comes from the coding sequence ATGACCGAATTAGATTATGAAAACGCTTTAGCGTCAATTGATTTCTCGCCTGTAGAGCCATCTGCGCAACATCGCCCGGACTGGTGGGACGACGAAGGCATCAAGAATACATGGAACGACAACTACACAGCCCGTAAGCGCGTTTTCCCTGACGGACAGTGTGAAGTGACAGTAACGAAGGAACGGCACTTTGTAGGCCCTGCAAGGCTGCTCAAAACGAAGGCCAAGCGCGGCGAGTCCGAAAACCGTGAGGCAAACGATGATGATGCTGGCCGCCGTGCGAAAAAGAACGTCAAGCACTGCTGCAAACAGATCGGCGCAGATCGCATGGTCACGTTGACGTATCGAGAAAATATGGTGGATCGTGAGACAGCACTCAAGCACTGGAAAGCATTCTGCCGCAAGCTCGGTAAGCACAAACAATTTCACTATGTTGCTGTCATCGAGGAGCAGGAGCGCGGCGCGCTGCACTTCCATGTGGCGGTGGCGGGTCGACAAATGTACGCGCTCCTGCGCTCGATTTGGCAAAGCGTCTTGGGTCGTGGGCCGAACGGTGAACAAATGGGGCAGGTCAATGTCCGTGATCCGCATCGCTTCGGTTTTGGTGTCACTGGTGCGCACAAGATCGCCAGCTACATTGCCAAGTACTGCGGCAAGGAAATGCAGTGTAGGGCGCTCGATCAGAAACGTTATTTCCGTTCTAAGGGCATCGTGGTGCCCGAAGTTCACTCATGGCGCCTGTTGGGGTGCACGTCGATGCTCGGCGCCGCGCAGGCCGCTTTCCGTGCTATTGAAGGGCATTGTATGGATGGTTTGCAGACCTGGTGTAATAACGGACTGGGGGTTGTCTACCTTGCGACTGCTCCGGGACTACCTGATGTCGTGCATGAATGTCCGTTTTGA
- a CDS encoding type II secretion system protein GspD produces MKNWLLYLMLLPCMALANNQPVAINLSSVSLVSFAQATYKNLLERDFVIAPDALALDRKISVSVRSLTPQQLPVFIEGVLSDQGISSELRDGVYYLRAAQSFRSAQAPVVSLPPEVATQSASSSAGALFAPLNRLKSDEGYFDGGYASGIAGSTSGRRRDDESEVYAPAGRSADFLVQVVTAAFGPRSAVAAGNQIVLTGSASELNKMRILLGALDQLPRMVDVSASWVEVTDNASSGRGISIMASVLGAKFGASLGSVNSASAISLRGTNFQLVIDALNTDGRFKQVSNSRIVGDDYQKMVLTVGDETPTIASTGKDNSGNSVQNIVYRPSGVIVDVLPKILGSGKINLAIDGQISSFKPTASGVTGSPTLIKRQVKTAVTVNDGEVLLIGGLNDAQTVDSSSGFSFLPSSWAARSGTKLHTDLVLILSAQVPRTSEKR; encoded by the coding sequence ATGAAAAATTGGCTCCTGTACCTGATGCTGTTGCCCTGCATGGCGCTGGCCAATAATCAGCCCGTGGCCATCAATCTGTCATCTGTCTCGCTGGTGTCATTTGCGCAGGCGACGTACAAAAATCTTCTTGAGCGCGATTTCGTGATTGCGCCGGATGCACTGGCGTTGGATCGCAAAATCTCAGTTTCTGTACGTTCTTTAACGCCCCAGCAATTGCCAGTTTTTATTGAGGGTGTGCTTTCTGATCAGGGCATTTCGTCCGAGTTGCGCGATGGCGTGTATTACCTGCGTGCAGCGCAGTCTTTTCGTTCCGCCCAAGCTCCGGTTGTGTCGCTTCCGCCTGAAGTTGCTACACAAAGCGCGTCGTCATCTGCTGGGGCCTTGTTTGCGCCGCTGAACAGGCTTAAATCAGATGAGGGGTATTTTGACGGTGGGTATGCCAGTGGCATTGCAGGCAGTACTTCCGGCCGGCGCCGTGATGATGAATCAGAGGTATACGCGCCGGCTGGCCGTTCGGCTGATTTCTTGGTGCAGGTCGTGACGGCTGCGTTTGGTCCGCGTAGTGCTGTGGCGGCTGGCAATCAAATTGTGCTGACCGGCAGCGCGTCGGAGTTAAACAAGATGCGCATCTTGCTCGGTGCGCTCGATCAGTTGCCGCGTATGGTTGATGTGTCGGCGTCGTGGGTCGAGGTCACGGATAACGCCAGCTCGGGCCGCGGCATTTCCATCATGGCCAGCGTGCTCGGTGCGAAGTTCGGCGCGTCGCTGGGGAGCGTCAATTCGGCGTCCGCGATCAGCTTGCGCGGAACCAATTTTCAGTTGGTTATCGATGCGCTCAACACAGACGGCCGTTTCAAGCAAGTATCGAACAGCCGCATTGTGGGCGACGACTATCAAAAAATGGTGCTGACGGTGGGCGATGAAACGCCGACGATTGCCAGCACTGGCAAAGACAATTCCGGCAATAGCGTGCAAAACATCGTTTATCGGCCTTCCGGCGTCATCGTCGACGTGCTGCCAAAGATACTCGGTAGCGGGAAAATCAATCTCGCCATCGATGGGCAAATATCCAGTTTTAAGCCAACGGCCAGCGGCGTGACGGGTTCACCCACGCTGATTAAGCGCCAAGTCAAAACGGCGGTGACGGTCAACGATGGCGAAGTGCTGTTGATTGGCGGCTTGAACGATGCGCAAACCGTCGATAGTTCCTCTGGCTTCTCGTTTCTGCCGTCTTCGTGGGCTGCTCGATCGGGGACGAAGCTGCATACCGATCTGGTGCTGATCTTGAGTGCGCAAGTTCCCCGAACGTCAGAAAAACGGTGA
- a CDS encoding zonular occludens toxin domain-containing protein: protein MAVYAITGKLGSGKGKAAIDQIRRYLRDGKRVATNCDVFLEHLMPATDKSVVIRVPDKPSAVDLYMVGSGNRFIQFEPMLQHGRAGITAIAPSPKLLPGFDEHHNGALILDECGSWLNTRNFQDKGRAEMLEWAIHARKYGWDIFFIMQNISQVDKQLRESLLEYVVRLNRLDRMKVPLLSPAIAFMTAGASTGSMPRLHIGVVRLGASPDGLVADRWYFRGDDLNNAYNTTQVFSDSYPHGTHSLLSAWHLSAAVGVPPDFIGPLQATPAALSLLRPRALPPKPPHKHMSKFLFCSLLLGVVLGVFGYHFGGSFFAPEVAQKKEEFVYSKTIAGVGYINQGSKYMVNLSDGRVVVALRFRFVDGGWIAQIEPGLWVRGAV, encoded by the coding sequence ATGGCTGTTTATGCAATTACAGGCAAGCTTGGCAGTGGCAAGGGTAAAGCGGCAATCGATCAGATCAGGCGTTACCTGCGGGACGGCAAGAGGGTTGCGACAAACTGCGACGTTTTCCTTGAGCATCTGATGCCAGCGACGGATAAAAGCGTGGTCATACGAGTTCCAGACAAGCCATCAGCGGTCGATTTGTACATGGTAGGTAGTGGGAACAGGTTCATCCAGTTTGAGCCTATGTTGCAGCATGGTCGCGCTGGTATCACGGCGATTGCACCGTCGCCTAAGTTGCTGCCGGGATTTGATGAGCACCACAATGGCGCGCTCATTCTCGATGAGTGCGGTTCGTGGCTCAATACGCGCAATTTTCAAGACAAGGGTAGGGCGGAAATGCTCGAATGGGCGATCCATGCGCGCAAGTATGGCTGGGACATTTTTTTCATCATGCAGAACATCAGCCAGGTCGACAAACAGTTGCGCGAATCGCTGCTTGAGTATGTGGTGCGGTTGAATCGTCTTGACCGTATGAAGGTACCGCTTCTGAGTCCCGCCATTGCTTTTATGACGGCCGGTGCATCGACGGGCAGTATGCCCCGCTTGCACATTGGTGTTGTGCGCTTGGGCGCTTCTCCTGATGGGCTGGTGGCGGACCGCTGGTACTTCCGGGGCGATGACTTGAACAATGCCTATAACACCACGCAAGTCTTTTCTGATAGCTACCCCCATGGCACGCACTCGCTGCTTTCGGCATGGCACTTATCTGCTGCCGTGGGTGTTCCTCCCGATTTCATCGGGCCATTGCAGGCTACGCCTGCCGCCTTGTCGCTGTTGCGCCCTAGGGCGCTGCCTCCTAAACCACCACACAAACATATGTCTAAATTTCTATTCTGTTCGCTGCTGTTGGGCGTCGTTCTTGGCGTTTTTGGATACCACTTTGGAGGCTCATTTTTCGCGCCTGAGGTTGCGCAGAAAAAGGAGGAGTTTGTCTATTCGAAGACGATAGCGGGTGTTGGTTATATCAATCAAGGATCGAAATATATGGTTAACTTGTCTGACGGTCGGGTCGTGGTTGCTCTGCGTTTTCGCTTCGTGGATGGCGGCTGGATAGCGCAGATTGAGCCGGGCTTGTGGGTGCGGGGTGCTGTATGA
- a CDS encoding major coat protein — protein sequence MNKNIQRGLALVGAVAVSAGASAADDQGVAAITALSGTASTYISAAFAVAVLVAGGFWGIKMMKKAFSKAG from the coding sequence ATGAACAAAAATATTCAGCGCGGTTTGGCTCTGGTTGGTGCTGTTGCTGTCTCGGCTGGTGCGTCGGCTGCTGATGATCAAGGCGTCGCTGCGATCACTGCTTTGTCCGGTACTGCCAGCACGTACATTTCGGCAGCGTTCGCTGTCGCGGTATTGGTCGCCGGTGGCTTCTGGGGTATCAAGATGATGAAAAAAGCATTCTCGAAGGCTGGCTAA